The Gemmata palustris genome includes a region encoding these proteins:
- the queG gene encoding tRNA epoxyqueuosine(34) reductase QueG yields the protein MNHQRSTQRDAPNTSLSDRLKEHARELGFALAGIAPATDADGFARFGAWLERGFAGEMSYLPKFRAERQNPRSILEGVRSVLMVGMEYGRGEEPTPLTPFPKKEGGTEPNTTDITQSATVLSPSPLRGGVGEGLQPSPLARVAAYAAGPDYHRFIWDRLNALAAWLEAEVPGCRTEAVADTAPLLERDFARRAGLGWVGKNTMLINTRRGSFFFLGAVLTDLELEPDSPSTSSHCGTCTACLDACPTQAFVEPFVLNATKCISYLTIELRSDIPVELREPVGNWLYGCDVCQDVCPWNRNAGNRSPAFPHDPDLAWLDPAELLGLDTDTFRVRFKKTSFWRNRRAGLLRNAAIVLGNVGDERALPALEKALTDSEDVIRDAARWAIERIHQRTSSVKSGLPSAPSD from the coding sequence GTGAATCACCAACGAAGCACCCAACGCGACGCGCCAAACACGTCTCTCTCCGATCGCCTCAAAGAGCACGCCCGTGAACTCGGCTTCGCGCTCGCGGGCATCGCGCCCGCGACCGACGCGGACGGGTTCGCGCGCTTTGGCGCGTGGCTCGAGCGCGGATTCGCGGGTGAAATGTCTTACCTGCCTAAATTCCGCGCCGAGCGCCAGAACCCGCGCAGCATCCTGGAGGGCGTGCGCAGCGTGCTGATGGTGGGAATGGAGTACGGGAGAGGGGAGGAACCTACCCCCCTAACCCCCTTCCCTAAGAAGGAAGGGGGGACAGAACCAAACACAACAGACATCACGCAATCCGCAACGGTTTTAAGCCCCTCTCCGCTTAGGGGAGGGGTTGGGGAGGGGTTGCAGCCCTCGCCCCTCGCCCGCGTCGCGGCTTACGCCGCCGGCCCCGACTACCACCGGTTCATCTGGGACCGCCTCAACGCGCTCGCGGCGTGGCTTGAAGCCGAAGTGCCCGGCTGCCGAACGGAAGCGGTCGCAGATACCGCGCCGCTCCTCGAACGCGACTTCGCCCGGCGCGCCGGTTTGGGGTGGGTCGGCAAGAACACGATGCTCATCAACACGCGACGCGGGAGCTTCTTCTTCCTCGGTGCGGTCCTCACGGATCTCGAACTCGAACCAGATTCGCCCTCAACATCTTCGCACTGCGGCACGTGTACGGCGTGCCTCGATGCGTGCCCGACACAGGCATTTGTAGAGCCGTTCGTGCTCAACGCGACCAAGTGCATCAGCTACCTGACCATCGAGTTGCGTTCGGATATTCCCGTCGAACTCCGGGAACCAGTGGGGAACTGGCTGTACGGCTGCGACGTGTGCCAGGACGTGTGCCCGTGGAACCGTAACGCCGGCAATCGCTCCCCGGCGTTCCCACACGACCCGGATTTGGCGTGGCTCGACCCGGCGGAACTACTCGGCCTCGATACCGATACGTTCCGCGTGCGCTTCAAGAAGACGTCGTTCTGGCGGAACCGCCGGGCCGGTCTGTTGCGCAACGCGGCAATCGTGTTGGGGAATGTCGGTGATGAACGCGCGTTGCCGGCACTGGAAAAGGCACTCACCGATTCCGAGGACGTGATCCGCGACGCGGCGCGCTGGGCCATCGAACGCATTCATCAGCGCACTTCGAGTGTGAAATCGGGATTGCCGTCCGCGCCCTCGGATTGA
- a CDS encoding ATP-binding protein: protein MRFIIANEFYQQMIAVPDHTPDCFVRPGEYLHHMYIDGVKYAVAPAVIDCLAEAEAKDDQEAIAHLRLHKLHFEALLADAERTGTLTEDVTLLGDAPPTDEEGMPLTGNSYIPRVPSRWEDLGLELPFIFDLAMRTIYTRGQITGGELANSMAVPFPIVNPVFQAMRKQSLIDIVAQRGNSGDASFVYAIKPPKGEDALRDALDKTSYVGPAPVPFADYVESVMAQTIKRLIVTRRSIRRAFEDLIITDESFNEIGPAINSAQSIFFFGYPGNGKTSVAERITRLMGDAIYVPHAVEANGQIIKVFDPIQHTVIQDDDHHDVTETVLKRGVQFDQRFIKVKRPTIVVGGELTMPMLDLKYNSVGKFYEAPLQMKANGGIFMIDDFGRQQVRAMDLLNRWIVPLEKKYDYLNTVNGTKVEVPFDQLLIFSTNLDPHQLADEAFLRRIKFKIEIRDPDEAQYRKIWELVCRSKRVEFDSRGVDYLVQKWYRPSGRPFRMCQPRDILDQMMSIAKYNMERVNFSPDLIDAACATYFISAEKKDFGAKVRMD, encoded by the coding sequence ATGCGGTTCATTATTGCGAACGAGTTCTATCAGCAGATGATCGCCGTGCCGGATCACACCCCGGACTGTTTCGTCCGGCCCGGCGAATATCTGCACCACATGTACATCGACGGGGTGAAGTACGCGGTCGCGCCCGCGGTCATTGATTGCCTCGCCGAAGCCGAAGCCAAGGACGACCAGGAAGCTATTGCGCACCTGCGGCTCCACAAACTGCACTTCGAGGCCCTGCTCGCAGACGCGGAGCGCACGGGCACACTGACCGAAGACGTTACGCTCCTGGGAGATGCGCCGCCAACAGACGAAGAGGGGATGCCGCTCACGGGGAACTCTTACATCCCGCGCGTACCGAGTCGGTGGGAAGACCTCGGGCTCGAGTTGCCGTTCATCTTCGACCTGGCGATGCGGACGATTTACACCCGCGGGCAGATTACGGGCGGCGAACTCGCCAACTCGATGGCCGTTCCGTTCCCGATCGTGAATCCCGTGTTCCAGGCGATGCGGAAACAGTCGCTCATCGACATCGTGGCCCAGCGCGGCAACAGCGGCGACGCCAGCTTCGTCTACGCGATCAAGCCGCCCAAGGGCGAAGACGCGCTCCGCGACGCGCTCGACAAGACCAGCTACGTCGGCCCGGCCCCGGTACCGTTCGCGGACTACGTCGAGTCCGTGATGGCCCAAACCATCAAGCGCCTTATCGTCACGCGCCGCAGCATCCGCCGGGCGTTTGAAGACCTCATCATCACGGACGAGTCGTTCAACGAGATCGGCCCCGCGATCAACTCCGCCCAGTCGATCTTCTTCTTCGGCTACCCGGGCAACGGGAAAACGAGCGTCGCCGAGCGCATCACCCGGCTCATGGGCGACGCCATCTACGTCCCGCACGCGGTCGAGGCCAACGGCCAGATCATCAAGGTGTTCGACCCGATCCAGCACACCGTGATCCAGGACGACGACCACCACGACGTGACCGAAACCGTGCTGAAGCGCGGGGTGCAGTTCGACCAGCGGTTCATCAAGGTGAAGCGCCCGACGATCGTGGTCGGCGGCGAGCTCACGATGCCGATGCTCGACCTGAAGTACAACAGCGTGGGCAAGTTCTACGAAGCGCCGCTCCAGATGAAGGCCAACGGCGGCATCTTCATGATCGACGACTTCGGGCGCCAGCAGGTGCGCGCGATGGACCTGCTCAACCGGTGGATCGTGCCGCTGGAGAAGAAGTACGACTACCTGAATACCGTCAACGGCACGAAGGTGGAAGTGCCGTTCGACCAGTTGCTCATCTTCAGCACGAACCTGGACCCGCACCAGCTCGCGGACGAAGCGTTCTTGCGCCGGATCAAGTTCAAGATCGAGATCCGCGACCCGGACGAGGCCCAGTACCGTAAGATCTGGGAGCTGGTGTGCCGGAGCAAGCGCGTCGAGTTCGATTCGCGCGGCGTGGACTACCTGGTTCAGAAGTGGTACCGCCCGAGCGGGCGCCCGTTCCGCATGTGCCAGCCGCGCGACATCCTCGACCAGATGATGTCGATCGCGAAGTACAACATGGAGCGCGTGAACTTCAGCCCGGACCTCATCGACGCCGCCTGCGCCACCTACTTCATCAGCGCCGAGAAGAAGGACTTCGGTGCCAAAGTACGCATGGACTAG
- a CDS encoding amino acid kinase family protein, translating to MIVVKVGGSLFDSAALGPALRAFIESLGPAEVLLVPGGGPVADAVRKLDRTHGLGEEAAHWLALQSLSVTRTFLERLVGSREEPNPLTPFPKKEGGTEPNTTDITQSATVLSPSPLRGGVGEGLFSEPPPPAPLASGEGEPPAGSPCNPLLLGKGEQVLGASGRTASVNERVVPPPFPLARGAGKVGCLDCFTFALEDEGCPGALPHSWSVTTDSIAARAALVLRAERLVLLKSVDVPPGTPWEFASANGWVDTHFPQIAKALACPIEVVNFRSRLHARA from the coding sequence ATGATCGTCGTGAAGGTCGGCGGGAGCCTCTTCGACTCCGCGGCCCTCGGGCCAGCGCTCCGCGCGTTCATTGAATCGCTCGGGCCGGCAGAGGTGTTGCTCGTCCCCGGTGGCGGGCCGGTCGCGGACGCCGTGCGGAAACTGGACCGCACGCACGGATTGGGCGAAGAAGCCGCGCACTGGCTCGCACTGCAATCGCTGAGTGTGACGCGGACGTTTTTGGAGCGACTGGTGGGAAGTCGCGAAGAACCTAACCCCCTAACCCCCTTCCCTAAGAAGGAAGGGGGGACAGAACCAAACACAACAGACATCACGCAATCCGCGACGGTTTTAAGCCCCTCTCCGCTTAGGGGAGGGGTTGGGGAGGGGTTGTTTTCAGAACCTCCTCCCCCCGCCCCCCTCGCTTCTGGTGAGGGGGAACCCCCTGCGGGTTCCCCCTGCAACCCCCTCCTGTTAGGGAAGGGGGAGCAGGTATTGGGCGCCTCTGGGCGAACCGCGAGTGTTAACGAGCGGGTGGTTCCCCCCCCCTTCCCTTTAGCGAGGGGAGCGGGGAAAGTAGGTTGTCTCGATTGCTTCACCTTCGCGCTCGAAGACGAGGGGTGCCCCGGCGCCCTTCCTCACTCCTGGAGCGTGACGACTGATTCCATCGCCGCGCGCGCCGCACTGGTCCTCCGCGCCGAACGGCTCGTCCTCCTCAAATCGGTAGACGTCCCGCCCGGTACACCGTGGGAGTTTGCCTCGGCTAATGGCTGGGTCGATACGCACTTTCCCCAGATCGCTAAAGCACTTGCGTGCCCCATTGAGGTCGTGAATTTCCGTTCCAGACTTCACGCTCGCGCCTGA
- a CDS encoding hydantoinase/oxoprolinase family protein — protein sequence MATSILGLDIGGANLKAATADKRAVSVPFPLWKQPDKLPTALAELVAKFPDVEELAVTMTGELCDCFETKRDGVHAIIAAVRRASGGRAINVWSTDGAFLNSEEAKQNHMKVAAANWHALATFAGQYVPKGRAILVDVGSTTTDIIPIMDGKPVPVGKTDYDRLFSGELVYTGVRRTPVCAILPWLTAAELFATTLDVYVMLGNIPEDPNDHDTADSRPATRKYAAARLARMCGADLETIPTDITDTLVQGARDSQLARLRECIADVSGFLKARQAGAAPERATPQWSLTNFLARVGVFRRRVLDRELAARLAELTPSEDVAYIVSGSGEFLAQQAIGAPHHTSLNDTLGPDASACAPAYAVAVLATERRR from the coding sequence ATGGCAACGTCAATCTTAGGACTCGACATCGGCGGGGCGAATCTGAAGGCCGCAACCGCGGATAAACGCGCCGTGTCGGTGCCGTTCCCGTTATGGAAGCAACCGGACAAGCTGCCGACCGCTCTCGCCGAACTTGTGGCGAAGTTCCCGGATGTCGAGGAACTGGCCGTAACGATGACCGGCGAGTTGTGCGACTGTTTCGAGACGAAGCGCGACGGCGTTCACGCGATCATCGCGGCCGTGCGGCGTGCGAGTGGCGGGCGCGCGATCAATGTGTGGAGCACGGACGGCGCGTTCCTGAATTCGGAGGAAGCGAAGCAGAATCACATGAAGGTCGCCGCGGCGAACTGGCACGCACTCGCGACCTTCGCGGGGCAGTACGTTCCCAAGGGCCGGGCGATCCTCGTCGATGTGGGTTCCACAACAACGGACATCATTCCGATTATGGACGGCAAGCCGGTGCCGGTCGGCAAGACGGATTATGATCGCCTCTTTAGCGGCGAACTGGTTTACACCGGCGTCCGCCGAACACCGGTGTGCGCAATCCTGCCGTGGCTGACGGCGGCAGAACTGTTCGCCACCACGCTCGACGTGTACGTGATGCTGGGCAACATTCCGGAAGACCCCAACGACCACGATACCGCCGACAGTCGCCCTGCAACGCGAAAATATGCCGCCGCCCGGCTCGCACGAATGTGTGGTGCCGATCTCGAAACGATTCCAACTGATATTACCGACACCCTCGTGCAAGGTGCTCGTGACAGCCAACTCGCGCGGCTCCGGGAGTGCATCGCTGACGTCAGTGGTTTCCTGAAAGCTCGGCAAGCAGGTGCGGCCCCTGAGCGGGCGACGCCGCAGTGGTCGCTGACCAACTTTCTGGCCCGCGTCGGCGTGTTCCGGCGGCGCGTACTCGATCGGGAGTTAGCGGCGCGGCTCGCCGAATTGACGCCATCTGAAGATGTCGCCTACATCGTATCCGGTTCCGGCGAGTTCCTCGCGCAACAAGCTATCGGCGCCCCCCACCACACATCCCTCAACGACACACTCGGCCCCGACGCCTCCGCCTGTGCGCCGGCCTACGCGGTCGCGGTGCTAGCGACGGAGCGCCGGCGATGA
- a CDS encoding hsp70 family protein, which yields MPRYLVGIDLGTTNVAVAFVDTASKAAGGPRLHTFHVPQVVAAGQVQEHDLLPSFLYIPGPHDLAPGAIDLPWKKNPPDTAGLFARNHGAKVPGRQISSAKSWLCHPGVDRTAPLLPWAGPPDVPRLSPLEVSAKYLKHIVEAWNNAPNRKEADKLEEQTVVVTVPASFDDVARNLTAEAAKQAGLKHVTLLEEPQAAFYAWLGTHSPQEAGMLRPGMRCLVVDVGGGTSDFSLIRAGEEKGELTFIRDAVGDHLLLGGDNMDLALAKAVEQKLPGGRLDAAQFGSLVQACRGAKEALLTAPPPPSYPVTVMGKGRSVVGGTVSVNITPKDVAVALFDGFFPLTPFDAEPTHGIRTGLQEMGLPYVSDAAVSKHLAAFIRQHVPATEGVDAILFNGGVFQPEVLRERVIDVMRPWFDQTEKKWEPLVLTSPSLDLAVAWGAAYFAWLKHSGGRRIGGGIPRSYYVAVETDAPGRGVHAHSVPVLCVVPRRMQEGEEVHMPEPVLELALGEPVLFPLYTSTVRGDDKPGQVLRLPEESLMRLPPLHTILRGGKRAGAKRVPVTLAAKCTEIGTLELYCESKEGNRWRLEFNVRDVLREPTKDDIDDDAKGAVIDVFPEEKVQAAAALIAQVFGDPGTSAPEVGEAPAVPAATTSDLPKLLEAALESPRADWPTGLCRRVWEFLEANAPGRARSPGHLSRWYNLTGYTLRPGFGDPVDRYRVESLWKMITAAASGQAQTSGPKKMVVPEGGADYWIMWRRVSGGLNAALQQALFSRLKPTLLPVKGKAFSRPPANEFAEMWRAAASLERLDAKTRETLGAAVLRDCKKSPVPTYAFWALTRFGARVQFYGPLNSVVHPEIVEQWIDELLPFTPANDSEKNGWLFCLSQLARQSGLRAVDISDSTRNRVLDVLRAHPCPAAWKRMVEEVVAAEGEEASRLFGESLPIGLRLSGG from the coding sequence ATGCCCCGCTACCTCGTCGGAATCGATCTCGGCACCACGAACGTCGCGGTGGCCTTCGTGGACACGGCCAGTAAAGCGGCCGGCGGTCCGCGACTGCACACGTTCCACGTCCCGCAAGTCGTCGCGGCCGGTCAGGTGCAAGAGCACGACCTGCTGCCGTCGTTCCTCTACATCCCGGGGCCGCACGACCTCGCGCCCGGGGCGATCGATCTCCCCTGGAAGAAGAACCCGCCCGATACCGCGGGCCTGTTCGCTCGCAATCACGGGGCGAAAGTGCCCGGGCGCCAAATTTCGAGCGCGAAGTCGTGGTTGTGCCACCCTGGTGTCGATCGCACCGCGCCGCTGTTGCCGTGGGCCGGTCCGCCGGACGTTCCGCGCCTGTCGCCATTAGAAGTGTCGGCGAAGTACCTCAAACACATCGTCGAGGCGTGGAACAACGCGCCCAATCGCAAAGAGGCGGACAAGCTCGAAGAACAAACGGTGGTGGTGACGGTGCCCGCGTCGTTCGATGACGTGGCACGGAACCTGACGGCCGAGGCCGCGAAGCAAGCGGGCTTGAAGCACGTCACGCTGCTCGAAGAACCGCAGGCCGCGTTCTATGCGTGGCTCGGCACGCACTCGCCGCAGGAAGCCGGAATGCTGCGCCCCGGGATGCGCTGCTTGGTGGTGGACGTCGGCGGCGGAACGTCCGACTTCAGTTTGATTCGGGCCGGGGAGGAGAAGGGAGAACTCACGTTCATCCGCGACGCGGTCGGCGACCACCTGCTGCTCGGCGGCGACAACATGGACCTCGCGCTCGCGAAGGCCGTCGAGCAGAAGCTCCCCGGCGGCCGGCTCGACGCGGCGCAGTTCGGGTCGCTCGTGCAGGCGTGCCGCGGGGCGAAGGAAGCGCTCCTCACCGCCCCCCCACCGCCCTCGTACCCCGTCACTGTGATGGGGAAGGGGCGCTCCGTTGTGGGTGGCACGGTGTCGGTGAACATTACCCCGAAGGACGTGGCCGTCGCCCTCTTCGACGGATTCTTCCCGCTCACGCCGTTCGACGCGGAACCGACCCACGGCATCCGCACCGGGCTCCAGGAGATGGGGCTCCCGTATGTCTCCGACGCGGCCGTCAGCAAGCACCTCGCGGCGTTCATTCGGCAGCACGTGCCCGCGACCGAGGGCGTCGATGCGATTCTTTTCAACGGCGGGGTGTTCCAGCCGGAAGTGCTGCGCGAGCGCGTCATTGATGTGATGCGGCCGTGGTTCGACCAGACGGAGAAGAAGTGGGAGCCGCTGGTCCTAACGAGTCCGTCGCTCGACCTCGCGGTCGCGTGGGGCGCAGCGTACTTCGCGTGGCTCAAGCACTCCGGCGGTCGGCGCATCGGCGGGGGGATTCCGCGCTCGTACTACGTCGCGGTGGAGACTGATGCACCGGGGCGCGGGGTTCACGCGCACAGCGTTCCGGTGTTGTGCGTCGTTCCGCGCCGGATGCAGGAGGGCGAAGAGGTTCACATGCCGGAGCCGGTGCTGGAACTCGCGCTCGGCGAGCCGGTACTGTTCCCTCTCTACACCTCGACCGTGCGTGGGGATGATAAACCGGGGCAAGTGCTGCGATTGCCGGAAGAATCGCTGATGCGCCTGCCGCCGCTTCACACGATTCTGCGCGGCGGAAAGAGGGCCGGCGCCAAGCGCGTGCCGGTCACGCTCGCGGCCAAGTGTACCGAGATCGGCACGCTCGAACTTTACTGCGAATCGAAGGAAGGCAACCGCTGGCGCCTGGAGTTCAACGTCCGCGACGTGCTGCGCGAACCGACGAAGGACGACATCGATGACGACGCGAAGGGCGCTGTGATCGACGTCTTCCCGGAAGAAAAAGTTCAGGCTGCTGCGGCGCTGATCGCACAGGTGTTTGGCGATCCAGGGACCAGCGCCCCCGAAGTGGGTGAGGCGCCCGCGGTCCCCGCGGCCACGACCTCCGATCTTCCCAAACTGCTCGAAGCCGCGTTGGAGTCGCCGCGCGCCGACTGGCCCACGGGTTTGTGCCGCCGGGTGTGGGAGTTCCTCGAAGCCAACGCGCCCGGTCGCGCCCGGTCACCCGGGCACCTGTCGCGGTGGTACAACCTCACGGGTTACACGCTGCGGCCCGGTTTCGGCGACCCGGTCGACCGTTACCGCGTCGAATCGCTGTGGAAGATGATTACCGCCGCGGCGAGCGGCCAGGCGCAGACGAGCGGCCCGAAGAAGATGGTCGTCCCCGAGGGCGGTGCGGATTATTGGATCATGTGGCGCCGGGTGAGCGGCGGGTTGAACGCGGCGCTCCAGCAAGCGCTGTTCTCCCGCTTGAAGCCCACGCTCCTTCCCGTGAAGGGCAAGGCGTTCTCCCGCCCGCCGGCCAACGAGTTCGCCGAGATGTGGCGGGCCGCTGCGAGCCTCGAGCGCCTGGATGCGAAGACCCGCGAGACGCTCGGTGCCGCCGTGCTTCGAGATTGCAAGAAGTCGCCCGTGCCGACGTATGCGTTTTGGGCGCTCACGCGGTTCGGCGCCCGGGTCCAGTTCTACGGTCCGTTAAACTCGGTCGTTCACCCCGAGATCGTGGAGCAGTGGATTGATGAGCTTCTGCCGTTCACGCCGGCCAACGACAGCGAGAAGAACGGCTGGCTCTTTTGCTTGTCGCAGCTCGCCCGCCAGAGCGGTTTGCGCGCGGTGGACATTAGCGATTCGACGCGCAACCGGGTGCTGGACGTGCTGCGTGCGCACCCGTGCCCCGCGGCGTGGAAGCGGATGGTCGAGGAGGTCGTCGCGGCCGAGGGCGAAGAAGCGTCGCGGTTGTTCGGCGAGAGCCTCCCGATTGGGTTACGATTGTCGGGTGGGTAA
- a CDS encoding ATP-binding protein yields MLTLTVANKLETQQLTHSSGPLELGRGPVRSGSARVVVRDAFVSRDHIRIEELPGRKVKVANLSTKAPVTVDNHAVLNPGADCDYLLPVRLAVGETVIDVDSGDSEPVSVNVLKTIAAPARAGSGTQPALIDRSEAAKPEEIVGWLETVVNVQKAGERDAFYKQAADALVSHIGLDTGIVLVKERDAWRVTAQVMRDDKQPARAFSHALVNQALTGKRTFYVGAAAAGGGESLVGVQGVVVSPFFDSKDNVIGVVYGSRMQRARGREIGPLEAQVVQLLATAVGAGLQRLEQDDEANRLRVAKEAAEEADRTKSGFLAMVSHELRTPLTTIIGYSEMLLEQAAMDNLPQYTADLQQVHAAGQHLLALINDILDFSKIEAGKLEIANDPYAPASLIGDLMLSVEPLAKKNKNQIEVDCPPDLGRAMGDPTRIRQCVLNLVGNACKFTTDGTVKVTARREPVAGVDSILIAVSDTGIGMSPEQVGRLFRAFTQVDSSAGRKFGGTGLGLAISQKLCAAMGGQITVASELGKGSTFTMTIKAML; encoded by the coding sequence ATGCTCACGCTCACGGTCGCGAACAAGCTCGAAACGCAGCAACTCACGCACAGCAGCGGCCCGCTGGAGCTCGGGCGCGGGCCGGTGCGGTCGGGGTCGGCGCGGGTCGTGGTGCGCGACGCCTTCGTGTCGCGCGACCACATCCGCATCGAGGAGCTACCGGGCCGCAAGGTGAAGGTGGCGAACCTCAGCACGAAGGCACCCGTCACGGTGGACAACCACGCGGTGCTGAACCCCGGCGCCGATTGCGACTATTTGCTCCCGGTCCGGCTGGCCGTGGGCGAAACCGTTATTGATGTGGATTCCGGCGACTCCGAGCCGGTCTCGGTGAACGTGCTGAAGACCATCGCCGCGCCCGCGCGGGCGGGGTCCGGTACGCAGCCGGCGCTCATCGACCGCAGCGAGGCCGCGAAGCCCGAGGAGATCGTCGGCTGGCTCGAAACGGTCGTGAACGTGCAGAAGGCCGGCGAGCGCGACGCCTTCTACAAGCAAGCGGCCGACGCGCTCGTCTCGCACATCGGGTTGGACACCGGCATCGTGCTCGTGAAGGAGCGCGATGCGTGGCGCGTAACGGCGCAGGTAATGAGGGACGACAAACAGCCCGCCCGGGCGTTCAGTCACGCGCTCGTGAACCAGGCCCTGACGGGTAAGCGCACCTTTTACGTGGGCGCGGCGGCGGCCGGAGGGGGCGAGAGCCTGGTGGGGGTGCAGGGCGTCGTGGTCTCGCCGTTCTTCGACTCGAAGGACAACGTGATCGGCGTGGTCTACGGTAGCCGGATGCAGCGCGCACGCGGGCGCGAAATCGGGCCGCTCGAAGCGCAGGTCGTGCAGTTGCTCGCGACCGCCGTCGGTGCCGGGCTACAGCGGTTGGAGCAGGACGACGAGGCCAACCGGCTGCGCGTGGCGAAGGAGGCGGCGGAAGAAGCCGACCGCACCAAAAGCGGCTTCCTCGCGATGGTCAGCCACGAACTCCGCACGCCGCTCACCACCATCATCGGCTATTCGGAGATGCTGCTCGAACAGGCCGCGATGGACAACTTGCCGCAATACACGGCCGACCTCCAGCAGGTCCACGCCGCGGGCCAGCACCTGCTCGCGCTCATCAACGACATCCTCGATTTCTCGAAGATCGAAGCGGGCAAACTGGAGATCGCGAACGATCCTTATGCGCCGGCGAGCTTGATCGGCGACCTGATGTTGTCGGTGGAACCGCTCGCGAAGAAGAACAAGAACCAAATTGAAGTGGACTGCCCGCCGGACCTGGGCCGCGCAATGGGCGACCCGACGCGCATTCGCCAGTGCGTGCTGAACCTCGTGGGCAATGCGTGCAAGTTCACGACGGACGGCACCGTGAAGGTGACCGCCCGGCGCGAGCCCGTGGCCGGGGTGGACTCGATCCTTATCGCGGTGTCGGACACGGGAATCGGCATGTCGCCGGAGCAGGTGGGCCGGCTGTTCCGGGCGTTCACGCAGGTGGACTCTTCGGCCGGGCGCAAGTTCGGCGGCACCGGCTTGGGACTGGCGATCAGTCAGAAACTCTGCGCCGCGATGGGCGGGCAGATCACCGTAGCGAGCGAACTCGGCAAGGGCAGCACGTTCACGATGACTATCAAAGCAATGCTGTGA
- a CDS encoding GNAT family N-acetyltransferase — protein MMKLPNWRPPTLTTERLVLRAFTEDDAQPLFEHARNPNVTRFTLWDAHRTVADTMLFLRDYAVLRYLEGMPEPYAITVTPDPHPIGACGCFWAAKPHQTMELGYWIAEPFWGQGYVVEACRAVLNFAFTEYEPERMQARVIDGNTASERVLTKLGFQHEGVFRHALLRRGNFEDVRMYSVLRNEWTKSGHESG, from the coding sequence ATGATGAAACTGCCCAACTGGCGCCCGCCGACGCTCACCACGGAGCGCCTCGTCCTCCGGGCGTTCACCGAAGACGATGCACAACCGCTCTTCGAGCACGCGCGGAACCCGAACGTGACGCGGTTCACGCTCTGGGACGCGCACCGCACCGTCGCGGACACGATGCTGTTCCTCCGCGATTACGCCGTGCTGCGGTACCTCGAGGGAATGCCCGAGCCCTACGCCATTACCGTCACCCCGGACCCACACCCCATCGGTGCGTGCGGGTGCTTTTGGGCCGCGAAGCCGCACCAGACGATGGAGCTCGGCTACTGGATCGCCGAACCGTTTTGGGGCCAGGGGTATGTTGTCGAGGCGTGTCGGGCGGTGCTGAACTTCGCATTCACCGAGTACGAACCGGAGCGAATGCAGGCCCGCGTCATTGACGGCAACACCGCGAGCGAGCGCGTCCTGACGAAGCTGGGCTTCCAGCACGAAGGAGTGTTCCGCCACGCGCTCCTGCGCCGCGGGAATTTCGAGGACGTGCGGATGTACTCGGTGCTCCGCAACGAGTGGACGAAATCGGGACACGAGTCGGGCTGA